A region from the Oceanidesulfovibrio marinus genome encodes:
- a CDS encoding DUF4350 domain-containing protein, whose protein sequence is MFKPERVIIAAIVLAIICLTGMLLSMLQPETHEGRGYDTFGVEPHGLRALYETVEQAGFNVERGFAPPHAAMAAAGKDGWLVLWRPDPMWVSRDERQLERLGEWVESGGAVIFAPVFDPEAYFYQPCHCEDEEDEASAGQNATAGGNATAQSSNATAESGNATSHDANATTEAENATAKAERLKKWREEMKERQAKRFHALEPLKRMGIAVTRLGVTDYAGAMAREREKIEGYRERLREKREQWEKSKEEMRRKNLGQDEPSEAESGNATEDAPESPRPIRKPPPDPNTTALNAPAEEPIILAAQGIDKKKREYDWYDYRRFLRTLDLDARMERTLTRTVTPEGELGSLWQGLEQVSIADETQCLLPPAEGEPEPDGVLAFEAHNGTTAYLAAAYRKGKGLVVVVADPLLLANGLLARPGNAYTALGPLAHYDGQRGEVVFDEFFHGLTVRGRPVWLLTRRPYGLVALALILAAGLWCWRSGSRLGPPLPAIVPTRRSVEEYLEAMSGLFLRGEKQSFLAQELKAGVLWWLGRRYRLGYGEEDLEAVSRAMARRDPEGAERLQSAVHELETLAARRKPSVKRLVAAARELTRCL, encoded by the coding sequence ATGTTCAAACCGGAACGGGTCATCATCGCGGCCATTGTCCTGGCCATCATCTGCCTGACAGGCATGCTGCTTTCCATGCTCCAGCCCGAAACCCACGAGGGCCGCGGCTACGATACCTTTGGCGTGGAGCCCCACGGGCTGCGCGCGCTGTACGAGACCGTGGAGCAGGCCGGGTTCAACGTGGAGCGCGGGTTCGCACCACCGCACGCGGCCATGGCCGCGGCTGGAAAGGACGGCTGGCTTGTGCTCTGGCGGCCGGACCCCATGTGGGTCTCCCGCGACGAGCGCCAGCTCGAACGGCTCGGCGAATGGGTGGAGTCCGGCGGCGCCGTGATCTTCGCGCCGGTCTTCGATCCGGAGGCGTACTTCTACCAGCCGTGCCACTGCGAGGACGAGGAGGATGAAGCGTCCGCCGGGCAGAACGCCACGGCCGGGGGCAACGCCACGGCTCAGAGCTCAAATGCGACTGCGGAGTCCGGAAACGCCACATCGCACGACGCCAACGCAACCACAGAGGCGGAGAACGCCACGGCCAAGGCAGAGCGACTGAAAAAATGGCGCGAAGAGATGAAGGAGCGGCAGGCCAAGCGCTTCCACGCCCTGGAGCCGCTCAAGCGTATGGGCATTGCCGTGACGCGGCTAGGTGTGACCGACTATGCAGGGGCCATGGCGCGGGAGCGGGAGAAGATCGAGGGGTATCGCGAGAGGTTGCGTGAGAAGCGGGAGCAATGGGAGAAGTCCAAGGAGGAGATGCGGCGCAAGAACCTGGGGCAGGATGAGCCGTCGGAAGCGGAGTCCGGCAACGCCACAGAGGATGCGCCCGAGAGTCCACGTCCCATACGCAAACCGCCGCCGGACCCGAACACGACAGCCCTGAATGCTCCGGCGGAAGAACCGATAATCCTGGCGGCGCAAGGCATCGACAAGAAAAAGCGCGAGTACGACTGGTACGATTACAGGCGCTTCCTGCGCACCCTGGATCTGGACGCGCGCATGGAGCGGACCCTGACCCGGACGGTGACACCGGAAGGGGAGCTGGGCTCGCTCTGGCAGGGGCTGGAGCAGGTCTCCATAGCCGATGAGACGCAGTGCCTGCTGCCGCCGGCCGAAGGGGAGCCGGAGCCGGACGGCGTGCTGGCATTCGAGGCGCACAACGGAACCACCGCGTACCTGGCTGCGGCGTATCGCAAGGGCAAGGGGCTTGTCGTAGTGGTGGCCGATCCGCTGCTCCTGGCCAATGGGTTGCTGGCCAGGCCCGGCAATGCGTACACGGCGCTGGGACCGCTGGCTCATTATGATGGGCAGCGCGGCGAAGTGGTGTTCGACGAGTTTTTCCACGGCCTCACGGTGCGCGGTCGGCCTGTCTGGCTGCTCACGCGGCGGCCGTACGGTCTGGTGGCTCTGGCGCTGATTCTTGCCGCCGGGCTGTGGTGCTGGCGCAGCGGTTCGCGGCTGGGACCGCCGCTACCGGCCATCGTGCCCACGCGGCGCAGTGTGGAGGAGTATCTGGAGGCCATGTCCGGGCTGTTCTTGCGCGGTGAAAAGCAGTCGTTCCTCGCGCAGGAGCTCAAGGCGGGCGTGCTGTGGTGGCTGGGCCGGCGCTATCGCCTGGGATACGGCGAAGAGGATCTGGAGGCCGTGTCCAGGGCCATGGCCCGGCGCGACCCGGAGGGCGCGGAACGGTTGCAATCCGCTGTTCATGAACTGGAAACGTTGGCCGCCCGGCGTAAGCCCTCGGTGAAGAGGCTCGTTGCCGCGGCCAGGGAGTTGACCCGATGTCTGTGA
- a CDS encoding type II toxin-antitoxin system RelE family toxin, with product MNDIEWTTRARRQFRRIDAAQRPRILEAVEGLTMWPDTHQDIKSLQNREGYRLRVGRYRVLFTTHEGGEVRIIRIEEVKKRDERTY from the coding sequence ATGAACGATATCGAATGGACCACCCGAGCACGCCGCCAGTTTCGCCGTATTGACGCTGCACAGCGTCCGCGCATCCTGGAAGCTGTCGAGGGCCTGACCATGTGGCCGGATACGCATCAGGACATCAAAAGCCTGCAAAACCGAGAAGGGTACAGGCTGCGCGTGGGCCGTTACCGGGTTTTGTTCACGACCCATGAAGGCGGCGAGGTCCGCATCATTCGAATTGAGGAGGTCAAAAAGCGCGATGAACGAACCTATTAA
- a CDS encoding helix-turn-helix domain-containing protein: MNEPIKGEPIEHQVLRGPDGEPLYAVIPWDVFVERFGAAAELDDEVTIPHAVIKIEETQGCSIIRAWREHLGLTQAGLAERMGISRAAYAQMEAVGANPRPTTLKKIAAAMGVNWRQIQD, translated from the coding sequence ATGAACGAACCTATTAAGGGCGAACCGATTGAGCATCAGGTGCTGCGGGGACCGGACGGCGAGCCTTTATACGCCGTCATCCCCTGGGACGTTTTTGTGGAGCGGTTTGGGGCCGCTGCCGAGCTGGACGACGAGGTAACCATCCCACATGCGGTCATCAAGATCGAGGAGACGCAGGGCTGCTCGATCATCCGCGCCTGGCGCGAGCACCTCGGCCTGACTCAAGCAGGTCTTGCAGAGCGGATGGGCATATCCCGCGCCGCCTACGCACAGATGGAGGCCGTGGGCGCCAACCCCAGGCCGACCACATTGAAGAAGATCGCAGCGGCCATGGGGGTTAACTGGCGGCAGATACAAGATTGA
- a CDS encoding AAA family ATPase: MKQLRDRIQQEVGKVVFGQEEAVDYSLAALLSGGHVLLEGVPGTAKTLLVKALAATLQLAFGRVQMTPDKLPGDITGTSIYREDIKEFEFKRGPIFTNFLLADEINRASAKTQAALLEAMQEYGVTHDGVTHPLPEPFLMFATQNPVDQEGTYPLPLAQQDRFMFKVIVGYPDAEAEERMLTEHHVGSPHQRLQDLGITPVAGAKHVLQAREIIRKTYVREELVGYVRRLAAATRQDESLLVGASPRAALMCLMGAKAVARFSDRDYVTPDDVKYVFRAGLRHRVVLSPSSELEGGDADSVLGMILDRVEVPR, from the coding sequence GTGAAGCAACTACGCGACCGCATCCAGCAGGAGGTGGGCAAGGTCGTCTTCGGCCAGGAAGAGGCCGTGGACTACTCGCTCGCGGCGCTGCTGTCCGGAGGGCACGTCCTTCTGGAAGGCGTTCCCGGCACGGCCAAGACGCTGCTGGTCAAGGCGCTGGCCGCCACACTGCAGCTCGCCTTCGGCCGGGTGCAGATGACCCCGGACAAGCTGCCCGGCGACATCACCGGCACGTCCATCTACCGCGAGGACATCAAGGAGTTCGAGTTCAAGCGCGGGCCCATCTTCACGAACTTCCTGCTGGCCGATGAGATCAACCGCGCCTCGGCCAAGACTCAGGCCGCGCTGCTGGAGGCCATGCAGGAGTACGGCGTAACCCACGACGGCGTGACCCATCCGCTGCCCGAGCCATTCCTGATGTTCGCCACGCAGAACCCGGTGGACCAGGAGGGCACGTACCCCTTGCCCTTGGCGCAGCAGGACCGCTTCATGTTCAAGGTGATAGTGGGCTACCCGGACGCCGAGGCCGAAGAGCGGATGCTGACCGAGCACCACGTGGGCAGCCCGCACCAGCGCCTGCAGGACCTGGGCATCACCCCCGTGGCCGGCGCCAAGCACGTGCTCCAGGCCAGGGAGATCATCCGCAAGACATACGTGCGCGAGGAGCTGGTGGGGTATGTGCGCCGGCTGGCCGCCGCCACCCGGCAGGACGAGAGCCTGCTGGTGGGAGCCTCGCCGCGCGCGGCGCTGATGTGCCTGATGGGGGCAAAAGCCGTGGCGCGGTTCTCGGACCGCGACTATGTGACCCCGGACGACGTGAAGTACGTGTTCCGCGCCGGGCTGCGGCACCGCGTGGTACTCAGCCCCTCGTCCGAGCTGGAAGGCGGCGACGCCGACTCCGTGCTGGGCATGATCCTGGACCGCGTGGAGGTCCCGCGGTGA